A genome region from Gallus gallus isolate bGalGal1 chromosome 9, bGalGal1.mat.broiler.GRCg7b, whole genome shotgun sequence includes the following:
- the TRIM59 gene encoding tripartite motif-containing protein 59, translating to MHQFEEELTCSICYSLFEDPRVLPCSHTFCRSCLEGVIQLSSNFSIWRPLRVPLKCPNCRSIVEIPASGTESLPINFALKAIIEKYRQEDHSDVATCSEHYRQPLNVYCLLDKKLVCGHCLTIGKHNGHPIDDLHSAYLKEKESSGKILEQLTDKHWSDVCLLIEKLKEQKAQCESIVQDDKKVVVQYFKKLSETLEHKKQVLLAALDEINRQILEEYEPHIEKLKKIREEQLELMSLNTSIQKEESPLVFLEKVDNVHQRIKALKEKELPDVKPVEVYPRVGHLLKDVWSKTEIGQINKILTPKIKLVPKRKLHSKNSEKERGKPEELLQAANPLSVTFIFTVIIAIAVLSFHKPISSVVIESIPTHISDFFGFLYQDFCTCMQNTVDVVCHKLNSLAEFLGGIVPF from the coding sequence ATGCATCAATTTGAGGAAGAACTGACATGCTCCATCTGCTATAGCCTGTTTGAAGACCCTCGTGTCCTCCCTTGTTCCCATACCTTTTGCAGGAGCTGTCTGGAAGGTGTTATTCAGCTGTCCAGCAACTTTTCCATTTGGAGACCCTTGAGAGTTCCTCTGAAGTGCCCGAACTGCAGGAGCATTGTTGAGATTCCTGCCTCTGGCACTGAGTCGCTGCCCATCAACTTTGCACTGAAGGCCATCATTGAGAAGTACCGTCAAGAGGATCACTCTGATGTGGCGACCTGCAGTGAGCACTACAGGCAGCCCCTGAACGTTTACTGCCTTCTGGATAAGAAGTTAGTGTGTGGCCATTGCCTTACAATAGGAAAACACAACGGTCATCCCATAGATGACCTTCACAGTGCCTACCTAAAAGAGAAAGAGTCTTCTGGGAAAATTCTTGAGCAGTTAACTGACAAACACTGGTCTGATGTATGCTTGCTTATTGAAAAGCTAAAAGAACAGAAGGCTCAGTGCGAAAGCATTGTTCAAGATGATAAAAAAGTAGTTGTACAGTACTTTAAGAAACttagtgagacactggaacataAAAAACAAgttctgctggctgcactggaTGAAATCAACAGACAAATTTTGGAAGAATATGAACCTCATATtgagaagttgaaaaaaataagggaagAACAGCTTGAATTAATGTCACTGAACACTTCTATTCAGAAAGAAGAGTCTCCACTTGTTTTTCTTGAGAAGGTGGACAATGTGCATCAACGTATAAAAGCTCTGAAGGAGAAGGAACTGCCGGATGTTAAACCTGTTGAGGTTTACCCAAGGGTTGGGCACCTGCTGAAGGATGTGTGGTCTAAAACTGAAATTGGTCAGATCAACAAGATCCTGACTCCGAAAATAAAACTGGTTCCAAAACGGAAACTACACAGCAAGaacagtgaaaaggaaagagggaaaccTGAAgaacttctccaggctgcaaaTCCTCTATCGGTCacctttatttttacagtaataaTAGCAATAGCTGTGCTTTCATTTCACAAACCAATATCATCGGTTGTCATTGAATCCATTCCCACTCATATTTCAGATTTCTTCGGCTTCCTCTATCAAGATTTCTGCACCTGTATGCAGAACACAGTGGATGTGGTGTGCCATAAATTGAATTCACTGGCAGAGTTTTTAGGGGGAATTGTTCCTTTTTGA